Proteins encoded within one genomic window of Nonomuraea gerenzanensis:
- a CDS encoding ABC transporter substrate-binding protein, with translation MSGPVLARRGFLSGAAGLAAALTLAACGDGGASTQATSGASAPASSAAAQGWTFTDDRGKKLEQPKVPTKIVAQVGAAAALWDFGVRPIAVFGPHKLKDGSKDPQVGNVDITKVTGLGNVWDEFNVEQYIALQPDLLVSSMYINGTLWYVPEKSKDTIEQVAPTAGIMLTGKSATEVIGKYEELAKSLGATMEGVPEAKARMEAATKELAQFKDLKILLASGGADAFWVVNPPEYPDIVHLVNAGLNVVTPSKVDEGGFFQTLSWENADEYDADVILYDTRTQALKPEEMMKKPTFAKLPAVKAGQLYPWSAEAPFSYQGYATFLEELVANLKKAQPIK, from the coding sequence ATGTCGGGACCGGTACTGGCTCGCAGGGGCTTCCTGTCGGGCGCGGCGGGACTCGCGGCGGCCCTGACACTCGCGGCATGCGGTGACGGCGGCGCGAGCACGCAGGCGACCTCCGGAGCGTCGGCCCCGGCTTCCTCCGCCGCCGCCCAGGGCTGGACGTTCACCGACGACCGCGGCAAGAAGCTGGAGCAGCCCAAGGTCCCCACCAAGATCGTCGCCCAGGTGGGCGCCGCGGCCGCCCTGTGGGACTTCGGCGTGCGCCCGATCGCGGTGTTCGGCCCGCACAAGCTGAAGGACGGCAGCAAGGACCCGCAGGTCGGCAACGTGGACATCACCAAGGTCACGGGCCTGGGCAACGTGTGGGACGAGTTCAACGTCGAGCAGTACATCGCGCTGCAACCCGACCTCCTCGTCAGCAGCATGTACATCAACGGCACCCTCTGGTACGTGCCCGAGAAGTCCAAGGACACCATCGAGCAGGTCGCCCCGACCGCCGGCATCATGCTCACCGGCAAGAGCGCCACCGAGGTGATCGGCAAGTACGAGGAGCTCGCCAAGTCGCTCGGGGCCACCATGGAGGGCGTGCCCGAGGCCAAGGCCCGCATGGAGGCGGCCACCAAGGAGCTGGCCCAGTTCAAGGACCTCAAGATCCTCCTGGCGTCGGGCGGCGCGGACGCGTTCTGGGTGGTCAACCCGCCCGAGTACCCGGACATCGTGCACCTGGTGAACGCGGGCCTGAACGTCGTCACGCCGTCCAAGGTGGACGAGGGCGGCTTCTTCCAGACGCTGAGCTGGGAGAACGCCGACGAGTACGACGCCGACGTGATCCTCTACGACACGCGTACGCAGGCGCTCAAGCCCGAGGAGATGATGAAGAAGCCCACCTTCGCCAAGCTCCCCGCGGTCAAGGCCGGCCAGCTCTACCCATGGTCCGCCGAGGCCCCCTTCAGCTACCAGGGCTACGCCACCTTCCTGGAGGAGCTGGTGGCGAACCTGAAGAAGGCCCAGCCCATCAAGTAG
- a CDS encoding helicase-associated domain-containing protein — MEDHLLGWLRTLDEDRLGRILANRPDAIAAPWPRRLDTLAQRLGNAVAVIETLRGLPLPCLQVAETALAMTRPTEESLARFLSSPVEEVSPWLETLYDHALAWPGDDGVIRLAEGVARWWTAPLSLGEPLEHYLNAWSISNDALHTLARNLGLPVQGNKRRMITRVIEALSDIDRIRALMRHAPEGTVPLLDRFAWEGPALSVDGARFVSPGTPERWCADHGLLFRPSWHKAEIPREVAICLRGSGYHPAFLPEAPEVATLPVDPEEVDHLMTLAAPHVVERCAALLDNTSKSPLPLLKTGGVGVREVRRIAKETGCDEDETRLLLEVCAVARLLAWDEPSGGMIPTERFDRWRLDEGSARLRVLLAAWWRMERSSLRKIDGKYGTVLGDDPAGAAIAQVRRAVLAVLAHLPAGTAFADRDSLVAGVHWHAPLIDRALLRECAPAVLDEARLLGLLANNTLTDLGRALAGLTARPGDENDDAVPMVEHDPVLAEAATRALASVRRSALFGPDLTAVVTGPPSAELAALLDRCADRESRGAASVWRFTTPSVRRALDQGYDADDLLDELAAVGTIPQPLEYLVRDTARRHGEVTVTTVGCVVQATDPTLLAEIAAHRRLGRLGLRLLAPTVLVSAAPADRTLAALRDVGYSPVPVSDTGEITIHRARVEESVPGKLILLPGGQVAELSDFPGLAEFEAPPHMLAEPPPDPYEHARRLVAAGRADDNRHGRTWAIIGRMATRLPTAQQSLLGFVVDRGVRAGITLTGGLTATISHGELKGAALDAWCEEAGDYLEFPLAEIVEVRGAY, encoded by the coding sequence ATGGAAGATCACCTGCTCGGCTGGCTGCGAACACTGGACGAGGACAGGCTTGGCCGCATCCTGGCCAACCGGCCCGACGCCATCGCCGCGCCCTGGCCCAGGCGGCTCGACACCCTGGCCCAGCGGCTCGGCAACGCCGTCGCCGTGATCGAGACCCTGCGCGGCCTGCCCTTGCCCTGCCTGCAGGTCGCCGAGACCGCCCTGGCCATGACCCGCCCCACAGAAGAGTCGCTGGCACGCTTCCTCAGCAGCCCGGTGGAGGAGGTGTCCCCCTGGCTGGAGACCCTCTACGACCACGCGCTGGCCTGGCCGGGCGACGACGGCGTCATCCGTCTCGCCGAAGGCGTCGCGCGCTGGTGGACGGCGCCGCTCAGCCTGGGCGAGCCGCTGGAGCACTACCTCAACGCCTGGTCCATCAGCAACGACGCGCTGCACACCCTCGCGCGTAACCTCGGCCTGCCCGTGCAGGGCAACAAGCGCCGCATGATCACCCGCGTCATCGAGGCACTCAGCGACATCGACCGCATCAGGGCGCTGATGCGGCACGCCCCCGAGGGCACCGTCCCGCTGCTCGACCGCTTCGCCTGGGAGGGCCCCGCCCTGAGCGTCGACGGCGCCCGCTTCGTCAGCCCGGGCACGCCCGAGCGGTGGTGCGCCGACCACGGCCTGCTCTTCCGGCCGAGCTGGCACAAGGCCGAGATCCCCCGCGAGGTGGCGATCTGCCTGCGCGGCTCCGGCTACCACCCGGCCTTCCTGCCCGAGGCGCCCGAGGTGGCCACGCTCCCGGTCGATCCCGAGGAGGTCGACCACCTGATGACGCTGGCCGCGCCGCACGTGGTCGAGCGGTGCGCGGCCCTGCTCGACAACACCTCCAAGTCGCCGCTGCCGCTGCTCAAGACCGGCGGCGTGGGCGTGCGCGAGGTGCGCAGGATCGCCAAGGAGACCGGCTGCGACGAGGACGAGACGCGGCTGCTGCTGGAGGTGTGCGCGGTGGCCAGGCTGCTGGCCTGGGACGAGCCGTCCGGCGGCATGATCCCCACCGAGCGGTTCGACCGGTGGCGGCTCGACGAGGGCTCGGCCCGGCTGCGGGTGCTGCTGGCCGCGTGGTGGCGCATGGAGCGCTCCTCGCTGCGCAAGATCGACGGCAAGTACGGCACCGTGCTCGGCGACGACCCCGCGGGCGCCGCGATCGCCCAGGTGCGCAGGGCCGTGCTGGCGGTGCTCGCCCACCTGCCCGCGGGTACGGCCTTCGCCGACCGCGACAGCCTCGTCGCCGGCGTGCACTGGCACGCCCCGCTGATCGACAGGGCGCTGCTGCGCGAGTGCGCGCCCGCCGTGCTCGACGAGGCCAGGCTGCTCGGCCTGCTGGCCAACAACACGCTCACCGACCTCGGCCGCGCGCTGGCCGGCCTGACGGCCCGGCCCGGCGACGAGAACGACGACGCCGTGCCCATGGTGGAGCACGACCCGGTGCTGGCCGAGGCGGCCACCAGGGCGCTGGCCAGCGTGCGCAGGAGCGCGCTGTTCGGGCCCGACCTGACCGCGGTCGTCACCGGCCCGCCGTCGGCGGAGCTGGCGGCGCTGCTCGACCGCTGCGCCGACCGCGAGTCGCGCGGCGCCGCCTCGGTGTGGCGCTTCACCACGCCGAGCGTGCGGCGCGCGCTCGACCAGGGCTACGACGCCGACGACCTGCTCGACGAGCTGGCCGCGGTCGGCACCATCCCGCAGCCGCTCGAATACCTGGTCCGCGACACCGCCCGCCGGCACGGCGAGGTGACGGTGACCACGGTCGGCTGCGTGGTGCAGGCCACCGACCCGACCCTGCTGGCCGAGATCGCCGCGCACCGGCGGCTGGGCCGGCTCGGGCTGCGCCTGCTGGCGCCCACGGTGCTGGTCAGCGCCGCGCCGGCCGACCGCACCCTGGCCGCGCTGCGCGACGTCGGCTACTCCCCCGTGCCCGTCTCCGACACCGGCGAGATCACCATCCACCGGGCCAGGGTCGAGGAGAGCGTGCCCGGCAAGCTCATCCTGCTGCCGGGCGGGCAGGTGGCGGAGCTGTCCGACTTCCCCGGCCTGGCGGAGTTCGAGGCGCCGCCGCACATGCTGGCCGAGCCGCCGCCCGACCCGTACGAGCACGCCCGCCGACTGGTCGCCGCCGGCCGGGCCGACGACAACAGGCACGGGCGCACCTGGGCCATCATCGGCCGGATGGCGACCAGGCTGCCGACGGCGCAGCAGTCGCTGCTCGGGTTCGTGGTGGACCGGGGCGTGCGCGCCGGCATCACGCTGACCGGCGGGCTGACCGCCACCATCAGCCACGGCGAGCTGAAGGGCGCCGCGCTGGACGCCTGGTGCGAGGAGGCGGGCGACTACCTGGAGTTCCCCCTCGCCGAGATCGTCGAGGTGCGGGGCGCCTACTGA
- a CDS encoding ATP-binding protein codes for MQSTTAPGQWTTFDWWPPVGWWPEAARDLLVPGPSTSATFVLPPTAASVHSARVFTVGALTGWGLGELADNMELVVSELATNALRHGLCLDDPSRERSVHMSLVRRGPLVTSAFTDPGSSVPVLRYPGPLDTGGLGLHIVESLSLRWGWSALAPHGKIVWAVLS; via the coding sequence GTGCAATCCACCACGGCACCCGGCCAGTGGACCACGTTCGATTGGTGGCCCCCTGTCGGCTGGTGGCCGGAGGCCGCCCGCGATCTGCTGGTCCCCGGCCCCTCCACGAGCGCCACGTTCGTCCTCCCGCCCACCGCCGCCTCGGTCCATTCCGCCCGCGTCTTCACCGTGGGCGCGCTGACCGGCTGGGGTCTGGGCGAGCTGGCCGACAACATGGAGCTGGTGGTCTCCGAGCTCGCCACCAACGCGCTGCGGCACGGCCTGTGCCTCGACGACCCGTCCCGCGAGCGCTCGGTCCACATGTCCCTCGTCCGCCGGGGGCCGCTGGTGACCAGCGCCTTCACCGATCCAGGCTCCTCGGTCCCGGTGCTGCGATACCCTGGCCCCCTTGACACCGGCGGCCTCGGACTCCACATCGTCGAATCGCTCAGCCTCCGCTGGGGCTGGTCCGCACTCGCGCCTCACGGAAAGATCGTCTGGGCAGTCCTCTCCTGA
- a CDS encoding helix-turn-helix domain-containing protein, whose protein sequence is MLGASLRRLREASGLDRAQAGFHIRASESKISRMELGRVGFKTRDVEDLLTLYGVVDDAERRALLEMVREANTPGWWHKYSAELPSWFTTYIGLEEAASVIRTYEVQFVPGLLQTASYARSVFKLGNPDASPERIERRVHMRMQRQERFTQKDGPRLWAVIDEAALKRTIGGREVMSEQLRHLLEVAALPNITLQVMPFRFGKHAAEGGAFSILRFPESDLSDVVYVEQLWGALYLDKREDIDPYLTAMEQLCVESTTPGGTVELIGGLLRKM, encoded by the coding sequence ATGCTGGGGGCGAGTCTCAGGCGCCTCCGCGAAGCCAGCGGGCTCGACCGGGCACAGGCCGGATTCCACATCCGGGCGTCCGAGTCCAAGATCAGCCGCATGGAGCTCGGCCGCGTCGGCTTCAAGACACGTGACGTGGAAGACCTGCTCACCTTGTACGGCGTCGTCGACGATGCCGAACGCCGTGCCCTGCTGGAGATGGTGCGCGAGGCCAACACCCCCGGGTGGTGGCACAAGTACTCGGCCGAGTTGCCGTCGTGGTTCACCACGTACATCGGCCTGGAGGAGGCCGCGAGCGTGATCCGTACCTATGAGGTGCAGTTCGTGCCCGGCCTGCTGCAGACGGCCTCGTATGCGCGTTCAGTCTTCAAGCTCGGCAACCCCGATGCGAGTCCGGAGAGAATCGAACGGCGCGTGCACATGCGCATGCAGCGCCAGGAGCGTTTCACCCAGAAAGACGGACCCCGGCTGTGGGCCGTCATCGACGAGGCGGCGCTCAAGCGGACCATCGGCGGGCGGGAGGTCATGTCCGAGCAGCTCCGGCATCTGCTGGAAGTCGCTGCCCTGCCCAACATCACCCTCCAGGTGATGCCCTTCAGATTCGGCAAGCACGCCGCTGAGGGGGGCGCGTTCAGCATCTTGCGGTTTCCCGAGTCCGATTTGTCGGACGTTGTCTACGTCGAGCAGCTCTGGGGTGCCCTGTACCTGGACAAGCGTGAGGACATCGACCCGTATCTCACGGCCATGGAGCAGTTGTGCGTGGAGAGCACCACGCCAGGGGGCACCGTCGAGCTCATCGGCGGTCTTCTCAGAAAGATGTAG
- a CDS encoding DUF397 domain-containing protein: protein MNQTYNGMPAADLTQVAWRKSRYSNSQGNCVELAELPDGGIAVRNSRFPDGPALIYTRDEIRALVLGVKDGEFDGLLV from the coding sequence ATGAACCAGACCTACAACGGCATGCCGGCGGCGGACCTGACCCAGGTCGCCTGGCGTAAGAGCCGCTACAGCAACTCGCAGGGCAACTGCGTCGAGCTCGCCGAGCTCCCCGACGGTGGCATCGCGGTGCGCAACTCGCGTTTCCCGGACGGCCCTGCTCTCATCTATACCCGCGACGAGATCCGGGCCCTGGTGCTCGGGGTGAAGGACGGAGAGTTCGACGGCCTGCTCGTGTAA
- a CDS encoding 3'-5' exonuclease family protein, whose product MTLYPIADDVLFAPGGKVVIRTYGVAPATTGASVSYRTWVTGIRDQPRYWHWGHFEDAASGHRKVLEWLTGRGPQPSQALS is encoded by the coding sequence ATGACTCTGTATCCGATCGCCGACGACGTGCTGTTCGCGCCGGGCGGCAAGGTCGTGATCCGCACTTATGGCGTCGCGCCCGCCACCACGGGCGCCTCGGTCTCCTACCGCACCTGGGTGACCGGCATCAGGGACCAGCCGCGTTACTGGCACTGGGGCCACTTCGAGGACGCCGCGTCCGGGCACCGCAAGGTTCTCGAGTGGCTGACCGGGCGGGGGCCCCAGCCTTCCCAAGCGCTGTCCTGA
- a CDS encoding maleylpyruvate isomerase family mycothiol-dependent enzyme — MTDSYLYNGQSPDDHVASCPDCSAAIALLDKPETAVEPPPSLREAVLSMARRRRSPAVLPVATVAVPYAEQVALMDDLLAELSAPDWEAPVARHGTIRGMVEHLVANDATVARFMGVAGAGVATMAVPLHRRWREQAGSLLQRVSAGNEVLLGVEVALAGTSPTPVRAPLRQAMIQRTFETWTHADDIRAATDRSRAEPRPEHVRMIAEFGLAMLPRAMKGPRRDVSATVVLTGSGGGTWTIPLSPTSDHVGVLISADAVEFCRLLANRLPPDCFPYAAEGDPAVARDLIRAAATLGCD, encoded by the coding sequence ATGACGGACTCCTACCTCTACAACGGGCAGAGCCCAGACGACCATGTCGCCTCGTGCCCTGACTGCAGCGCCGCGATCGCGCTGCTCGACAAGCCGGAGACGGCCGTCGAGCCGCCGCCCTCGCTGCGCGAGGCCGTGCTGTCCATGGCGCGCAGGCGCCGCAGCCCGGCCGTGCTGCCCGTGGCGACGGTGGCGGTCCCGTACGCCGAGCAGGTCGCGCTCATGGACGACCTGCTGGCCGAGCTGAGCGCGCCCGACTGGGAGGCCCCCGTCGCGCGGCACGGCACGATCAGGGGCATGGTCGAGCACCTGGTCGCCAACGACGCGACCGTGGCCAGGTTCATGGGCGTGGCGGGCGCGGGCGTGGCGACCATGGCCGTGCCGCTCCACCGGCGCTGGCGCGAGCAGGCCGGCTCGCTGCTGCAGCGCGTGTCGGCGGGCAACGAGGTGCTGCTGGGCGTGGAGGTGGCGCTGGCCGGCACCAGCCCCACGCCGGTGCGCGCGCCGCTGCGCCAGGCCATGATCCAGCGCACGTTCGAGACGTGGACGCACGCCGACGACATCAGGGCCGCCACCGACCGCTCCAGGGCCGAGCCCCGGCCCGAGCACGTGCGCATGATCGCCGAGTTCGGCCTGGCGATGCTACCGCGCGCGATGAAGGGCCCGCGCCGCGACGTCTCCGCCACCGTGGTGCTGACCGGCTCCGGCGGCGGCACCTGGACCATCCCGCTCTCGCCGACCTCCGACCACGTGGGGGTGCTGATCTCGGCCGACGCCGTGGAGTTCTGCCGGCTGCTGGCCAACCGGTTGCCGCCCGACTGCTTCCCGTACGCCGCCGAGGGCGATCCCGCGGTCGCCCGCGACCTGATCCGCGCCGCCGCCACGCTGGGATGCGACTGA
- a CDS encoding sigma factor has product MSDMDLCARLTAGDLAALADAYDQHGPYVYGVAVKVTGSQTYAEEVTQNVFTALWEQPLSYDPSLGSLRGWLVSRALHESALRTKV; this is encoded by the coding sequence ATGAGCGACATGGACCTGTGCGCGCGACTGACGGCCGGCGACCTCGCCGCGCTCGCCGACGCCTACGACCAGCACGGCCCGTACGTGTACGGCGTGGCCGTCAAGGTCACCGGCAGCCAGACGTACGCGGAGGAGGTCACCCAGAACGTGTTCACCGCGCTCTGGGAGCAGCCCCTGTCCTACGATCCCAGCCTGGGGTCGTTACGGGGCTGGCTGGTGAGCAGGGCCCTGCACGAGTCGGCCCTGCGCACGAAGGTCTAA
- a CDS encoding histidine phosphatase family protein, translated as MNEMLLLRHGETEWSKAGKHTGRTDLPLTEHGEEQARALAPLVKEPIDLVLVSPAQRARRTAELAGLTRSEVDADLWEWDYGGYEGITTPEIRKTRPGWYLWRDGVIPGDAEHPGESAAQVGARADRVIERARQAEGRVALVAHGHFLRVLAARWLGLAPEDGRLLKLDTGTYSRLGFEHAEPVLMAWNAPV; from the coding sequence ATGAACGAGATGCTGCTGCTCCGGCACGGAGAGACCGAATGGAGCAAGGCGGGCAAGCACACCGGCCGTACCGACCTGCCTTTGACGGAGCACGGCGAGGAGCAGGCCAGGGCCCTGGCGCCGCTGGTGAAGGAGCCGATCGACCTGGTGCTGGTCTCCCCCGCCCAGCGCGCCCGCCGCACGGCGGAGCTGGCCGGGCTGACCCGCTCGGAGGTGGACGCCGACCTGTGGGAGTGGGACTACGGCGGCTACGAGGGCATCACCACGCCGGAGATCAGGAAGACCCGGCCGGGCTGGTACCTGTGGCGTGACGGGGTGATCCCGGGCGACGCCGAGCATCCCGGAGAGAGCGCGGCGCAGGTGGGCGCGCGCGCCGACCGGGTGATCGAGCGCGCCAGGCAGGCGGAGGGGCGGGTGGCGCTGGTGGCGCACGGCCACTTCCTGCGCGTGCTGGCCGCCCGCTGGCTGGGCCTGGCGCCCGAGGACGGCAGGCTGCTGAAGCTGGACACGGGCACCTACTCGCGACTCGGCTTCGAGCACGCCGAGCCGGTGCTCATGGCATGGAACGCCCCCGTCTGA
- a CDS encoding TIGR03621 family F420-dependent LLM class oxidoreductase produces the protein MRRFRFGAVVREAESGKAWAEKARRLEGAGFEVLLVPDHLVGPRFAPIAALTAAACATTRLRVGTLVFANDFRHPAVLAKETATLDVLSGGRLEVGIGTGWMAGDYAGAGLALEPPGVRVERLREALAVLKGLWGEGPFHFEGRHYRISGLDQRPKPLQRPRPPIVIGAGGARMVRLAAQEADVVNIGMRVRPDGSGPDLRDGGVRALLDKLAAVREAAGERYAALELGTSVIQAGERKAEEAWSAADSSALDETPQVLLGTRQDIVDKLRYWRDEHDLSYFVLHHERDLDAFEPVVEDLASG, from the coding sequence GTGCGGCGGTTCAGGTTCGGGGCGGTGGTGCGGGAGGCGGAGTCGGGCAAGGCGTGGGCGGAGAAGGCCAGGCGGCTGGAGGGCGCCGGGTTCGAGGTGCTGCTCGTGCCCGATCACCTCGTCGGCCCCAGGTTCGCCCCCATCGCCGCGCTCACGGCCGCCGCCTGCGCCACCACGAGGCTGCGGGTGGGCACGCTGGTGTTCGCCAACGACTTCCGGCATCCGGCCGTGCTGGCCAAGGAGACGGCCACGCTGGACGTGCTGTCCGGCGGGCGGCTGGAGGTCGGGATCGGGACCGGGTGGATGGCCGGCGACTACGCGGGCGCCGGGCTGGCGCTGGAGCCGCCCGGGGTGCGGGTCGAGCGGCTGCGGGAGGCGCTGGCCGTGCTGAAGGGGCTCTGGGGGGAGGGGCCGTTCCACTTCGAGGGACGGCACTACCGGATCTCCGGGCTCGACCAGCGGCCCAAGCCCCTCCAGCGGCCCCGGCCGCCGATCGTGATCGGGGCGGGCGGGGCGCGGATGGTGCGGCTGGCGGCTCAGGAGGCCGACGTCGTGAACATCGGGATGCGGGTGCGGCCCGACGGCAGCGGGCCCGACCTACGCGACGGCGGGGTGCGGGCGCTGCTGGACAAGCTCGCCGCCGTACGCGAGGCGGCCGGGGAGCGGTACGCGGCGCTCGAACTGGGCACCAGCGTGATCCAGGCGGGCGAGCGGAAGGCGGAGGAGGCGTGGAGCGCGGCCGACAGCAGCGCGCTGGACGAGACGCCGCAGGTGCTGCTCGGCACGCGGCAGGACATCGTCGACAAGCTCCGGTACTGGCGTGACGAGCATGACCTGTCGTATTTCGTGCTGCACCACGAGCGGGATCTGGACGCCTTCGAGCCCGTCGTGGAAGACCTGGCCTCAGGTTGA
- a CDS encoding phytanoyl-CoA dioxygenase family protein, with amino-acid sequence MEIPVRQVTDDEAAFFAEHGWVRLGRLVPPGTAAELRERATGYLRARSKQHQTLVDQAFGQARDIAAGDEAFAALTMSPAMGRTAARLLRGVRAVRVQVTNLLVKEPGEHGATEFHQDFPWMPMDRSAMLTVWLALSDVPADMGSLRFYDGSHRHGVLGRSFTRPRDDQLSQHPWLKELELSPPLDLKAGDATVHHALTVHGAPANRRDTPRLSFTVTYFDADALYTGLPYKQTDGLGLQVNRPFEHERFPCLKP; translated from the coding sequence ATGGAGATCCCGGTGCGTCAGGTGACCGACGACGAGGCGGCGTTCTTCGCCGAGCACGGCTGGGTGCGGCTCGGCCGGCTGGTCCCGCCCGGCACCGCCGCCGAGCTGCGCGAGCGGGCCACGGGGTATCTGCGGGCGCGCTCCAAGCAGCACCAGACGCTCGTCGACCAGGCGTTCGGCCAGGCCAGGGACATCGCGGCCGGTGATGAGGCGTTCGCCGCGCTGACGATGAGCCCCGCGATGGGCCGCACCGCCGCACGGTTGCTGCGCGGTGTGCGGGCGGTCCGGGTGCAGGTCACCAACCTGCTGGTGAAGGAGCCGGGCGAGCACGGGGCCACCGAGTTCCACCAGGACTTCCCGTGGATGCCGATGGACCGCTCGGCCATGCTCACCGTCTGGCTGGCCCTGTCCGACGTGCCCGCCGACATGGGCTCGCTGCGTTTCTACGACGGCTCTCATCGCCACGGCGTGCTCGGCCGCAGCTTCACCCGCCCCCGCGACGACCAGCTCAGCCAGCACCCCTGGCTCAAGGAGCTGGAGCTGTCGCCGCCGCTCGACCTCAAGGCGGGGGACGCGACCGTGCACCACGCGCTGACCGTGCACGGCGCCCCCGCCAACCGCCGCGACACGCCGCGGCTGTCCTTCACCGTCACCTACTTCGACGCCGACGCCCTCTACACCGGCCTGCCGTACAAGCAGACCGACGGGCTCGGCCTCCAGGTGAACCGGCCGTTCGAGCACGAGAGGTTCCCGTGCCTGAAACCGTGA
- a CDS encoding phosphotriesterase family protein: MPETVRGPVADLGATLMHEHVFGLSPEILWNWPDIPEGWDLEARAREAAGKLDALKAAGIDTIVDLTVVGLGRYVPAVQRVAELTSVNIVAATGLYTYDALPPYFANRGPGSLFGGPDRLAEFFVRDLTEGIGRTGVKAAVLKCASDHLGLTKGCERVFRAVAEAHLETGAPITTHSHSASRGGLDQQKLLASLGVDLGRVVIGHAGDSTDVAYLEELVANGSYLGMDRFGIETISPFEDRVAIVAELCERGHADRMVLSHDSYCFNDRFDAEVVRERHPRYHLLHISRDVLPALRARGVTDDQIHQMLVVNPRRIFKP, from the coding sequence GTGCCTGAAACCGTGAGGGGCCCCGTCGCCGACCTCGGGGCGACGCTCATGCACGAGCACGTCTTCGGGCTGAGCCCCGAGATCCTGTGGAACTGGCCGGACATCCCGGAGGGCTGGGACCTGGAGGCGCGGGCGCGCGAGGCGGCGGGCAAGCTCGACGCGCTCAAGGCGGCGGGCATCGACACGATCGTGGACCTCACCGTGGTGGGCCTGGGCAGGTACGTGCCCGCCGTGCAGCGGGTGGCCGAGCTGACCTCCGTCAACATCGTGGCCGCCACCGGCCTCTACACCTACGACGCGCTGCCGCCGTACTTCGCCAACCGGGGCCCCGGATCGTTGTTCGGCGGGCCGGACCGGCTGGCGGAGTTCTTCGTCAGGGACCTCACCGAGGGCATCGGGCGCACCGGCGTCAAGGCGGCCGTGCTGAAGTGCGCCTCCGACCACCTCGGCCTGACCAAGGGGTGCGAGCGGGTGTTCAGAGCCGTCGCCGAGGCGCACCTGGAGACCGGCGCGCCGATCACCACCCACTCCCACAGCGCGTCCAGGGGCGGGCTGGACCAGCAGAAGCTGCTCGCGTCGCTGGGCGTGGACCTGGGGCGCGTGGTCATCGGGCACGCCGGCGACTCGACGGACGTGGCGTACCTGGAGGAGCTGGTCGCCAACGGGTCGTACCTGGGCATGGACCGGTTCGGCATCGAGACGATCAGCCCGTTCGAGGACCGGGTGGCGATCGTGGCGGAGCTGTGCGAGCGCGGGCACGCCGATCGGATGGTGCTGAGCCACGACTCCTACTGCTTCAACGACCGCTTCGACGCCGAGGTCGTCCGGGAGCGGCATCCGCGCTACCACCTGCTGCACATCTCCCGCGACGTGCTGCCCGCGCTGCGCGCGCGGGGCGTCACGGACGACCAGATCCACCAGATGCTCGTCGTGAACCCCCGGAGGATCTTCAAGCCATGA